The region CGATGCTTTTTTGCCTGTGGTTCAAAATGTGCTTTCCCTCATTCTGACCTTCAATACAGGGGCAGCGTGGAACCTGTTTGCTGGAGCCACCCTTTTCCTGGCTGTGTTGCGCATGGTGGTGGGCCTTGGCATTCTGGTTTACCTCTGGAAGGACAAACCCAGAGGCATCGCTTTCGGGTCTCTGCTCTTGATCGCTGCTGGAGCGGTTGGAAATGCCATTGATGTGCTCTGGTACGGCAAAGTCATTGACATGTTTTATTCCCATCAGCTTTTCTGGATCACCCAGAAAATGTATGGTCAGCCGTTTCCCATTTTCAACATTGCAGACCTTTGCGTGGTCTCTGGAACGGTTTTGCTGGTGGCTTCAAGTCTGTTCACGTCAAAAGCAGAAGCCAAAACCAGAGTCTCTGGAGCCTGACCAAACCACCAACGTCCAAAAACCAGAGTTCAAAAAGGAGACCCTGCATCGTAGCCTGATGCAGGATCAAAGGATGCTGTCCATTTGCGCACGTCAACACATTTAAACTTCTGGTTCATTCTTGAGGTTGCTGTGCCTTACCGTTAGGCCACCGGCCCATGTGGCGGGCCAGATGAGATTTGAACCCATATCCAGCAAATTTCGACCATCAGCGTTTGATTTGACGTTCGACAGCGAATGCATGAGGTTGGAGCAATAGTTTGAGCTTGTTTGTGGGTGCCCGATGCGCCTCTACCTTTGGGCCACCCTGCCGTGGTGGCAGGGGCAGGATTCGAACCTGCACTGTACACCTCGCCCCGATCAGACTGAAGCTGAACCTCAGCTTGGTACTCCAAGAGCAGTATACGGCAGGCTTTTGAGGTGCACCATCCTTCAAAAGACTTAAGCCAGAGAAGCCAAACAACACAAAAAACAGCAAGCTTTCACTTGCTGTTCTGGTTTCACTTCAAAGGGAAACTCAACCAAACAGGTAATTGAAGAATTTCTCTCCGATTTTCTGCTCTTTGGCGTCCACACTGTTGGCCTCCTCGCGGGCAAACTTGACGGCTTGCTGCAGTTTTTGAATGCGGTTGAGGAGTTCGTGGACCCTCTGGGCGGGCAAGGCTCCAGAGAATTTGACGGTGCGCCAGTAACCCACGGTCACATCCTCGTAGTAGACCTCCACCTGAGCGGGGTGCTTTTCGGTGGCTTCGGCTTTGACGTGGTTGCGGGGGATCTTTTTGGTGCGGACCGTCTGGACCGGCTCAGTGGCGTAGCAGTCTGCACCGGGATCGAACAACCAGCTTTCTGAAGCGTCCAAGACAGGCAACTTGCGCACAAAAGTGTTCAGGTCCACCAGTTGTTTTTCCAGAAACAGCAGGTAGCTGACCGGGGCGTCTTTG is a window of Deinococcus misasensis DSM 22328 DNA encoding:
- the lspA gene encoding signal peptidase II, whose translation is MPFAILIFAALIGMDQWLKVWSLAHLQTDAFLPVVQNVLSLILTFNTGAAWNLFAGATLFLAVLRMVVGLGILVYLWKDKPRGIAFGSLLLIAAGAVGNAIDVLWYGKVIDMFYSHQLFWITQKMYGQPFPIFNIADLCVVSGTVLLVASSLFTSKAEAKTRVSGA